In one Nitrososphaera viennensis EN76 genomic region, the following are encoded:
- a CDS encoding methyltransferase domain-containing protein: protein MSEEPSLVPPHTRTIVELGSGDCRLLEALAEKDPETVYIGIELDGEQCRQAKSRINLQNVFVMQGSFEDIVPRLPDDSVDGFIAVLPDPAFIDEKREDKWKPLYRAVYAKLKRPGAFRLVTEITDELLQPVSNEAFDRWSIWLVSAFHSVGFKVAGMTEGSPVEYSSRCIDQFRGDPERIRMATLDFVKE, encoded by the coding sequence ATGTCCGAGGAGCCGTCTCTAGTCCCGCCACACACAAGGACCATAGTGGAACTTGGGTCAGGTGACTGCAGGCTCCTTGAGGCGCTTGCAGAAAAAGACCCGGAGACGGTGTACATCGGGATAGAGCTTGACGGCGAGCAGTGCAGGCAGGCAAAATCGCGCATTAATCTGCAGAACGTGTTTGTAATGCAGGGCTCTTTTGAGGACATTGTCCCGCGCCTGCCTGACGACTCTGTCGACGGCTTTATCGCAGTCCTGCCTGACCCTGCGTTCATTGACGAAAAAAGGGAGGACAAGTGGAAACCGCTCTACAGGGCCGTGTATGCAAAATTAAAGAGGCCCGGCGCGTTCCGGCTCGTGACGGAAATCACGGACGAGCTTTTGCAGCCCGTGTCAAACGAGGCGTTTGACAGGTGGTCGATATGGCTTGTCTCGGCGTTCCACTCGGTCGGGTTCAAGGTGGCAGGCATGACGGAGGGTTCGCCGGTGGAATACTCGTCAAGGTGCATTGACCAGTTCAGGGGCGACCCTGAGCGGATTCGCATGGCGACGCTTGACTTTGTCAAGGAATAG